From a single Apium graveolens cultivar Ventura chromosome 2, ASM990537v1, whole genome shotgun sequence genomic region:
- the LOC141685806 gene encoding F-box protein At3g07870-like: MSPRTNGKGVSEPDEEPRKGIQNLPVEISHDILARLPVSSLVQCRYVSRIWRQLSHEVSLLNMHLLRIGKKNPSLIFHCLDSAINQLHFLELSNPLCNNEIACKINIPFRTSMPDKILILDSCNGLLCISNEFRNDPYYIYNPFTRKYKELPLSRQFEQQRVEAGFGFDPIGNEYKLVKMVYYANPYTGPLPRPVYTCGTPNYPNSEVQICDISGNTWRSIGSIPHQFRRQSTEHLGSSKEIICLNGRLHWLKGSGRNFGYNDSNPRIISFDLSDEHFYEILKPDCGSLDKPGYLLLVLGGCLSAALYSKDGKVEVWVMKEYNVKESWIKEFDIEAHPRNIDVGLQRSPNFHVFYVHGIWANRVLHGISVRVLCYLENGDILLEYKDGKLASYNPGNGEITDLQFQGLPTRFNTIVHIGSLDWINEPQTTSTRIEDVET; this comes from the coding sequence ATGAGTCCACGTACTAATGGAAAAGGCGTTTCAGAGCCAGATGAAGAGCCAAGAAAAGGGATACAAAATCTACCTGTCGAAATCTCCCATGACATACTTGCAAGGCTACCCGTGTCGTCTCTAGTCCAATGCAGATACGTGTCCAGAATCTGGCGCCAGTTATCACATGAGGTGAGCCTGCTTAATATGCACCTGCTGCGAATAGGAAAGAAAAATCCCAGCCTCATTTTTCACTGCTTAGATTCTGCTATAAACCAGCTTCACTTTTTGGAGCTATCTAATCCACTTTGTAACAATGAAATTGCATGtaaaattaacataccttttCGTACATCAATGCCTGATAAGATTCTTATACTAGATTCATGCAATGGCTTGTTGTGCATCTCAAATGAATTCCGCAATGATCCTTATTACATATACAATCCTTTTACTAGAAAATATAAGGAGCTTCCACTATCAAGGCAGTTTGAACAACAAAGAGTGGAGGCTGGGTTCGGTTTTGATCCGATAGGCAACGAGTACAAGTTAGTTAAGATGGTTTACTATGCTAATCCATATACTGGACCATTACCCCGACCGGTATATACATGTGGAACTCCTAATTATCCAAACTCAGAAGTTCAAATATGTGATATTAGTGGCAATACATGGAGAAGTATCGGAAGCATACCTCATCAGTTCAGACGACAATCAACAGAGCATCTTGGATCGTCAAAAGAAATTATTTGTCTAAACGGAAGGCTTCACTGGTTGAAGGGCTCAGGAAGAAACTTTGGCTATAACGATAGTAACCCCAGAATTATTTCATTTGATTTATCTGATGAACACTTCTACGAGATTCTAAAACCTGATTGTGGCAGCCTTGATAAGCCTGGTTACCTTTTATTGGTTCTAGGAGGATGCCTTTCAGCAGCACTTTATAGCAAGGATGGAAAAGTGGAGGTTTGGGTAATGAAAGAGTATAATGTGAAGGAGTCTTGGATCAAAGAGTTTGATATTGAGGCACACCCGCGAAATATTGATGTTGGTTTGCAGAGATCACCAAATTTCCATGTTTTTTATGTGCATGGGATCTGGGCGAATAGAGTTTTGCATGGCATATCAGTTCGAGTATTGTGTTATCTAGAGAACGGTGATATTTTGCTGGAGTACAAAGATGGGAAACTAGCCTCGTACAATCCAGGGAACGGAGAAATCACAGACTTGCAGTTTCAGGGACTGCCTACAAGGTTTAATACAATCGTACACATTGGCAGCCTTGATTGGATCAACGAACCACAAACCACAAGTACGCGTATTGAAGATGTTGAAACTTGA
- the LOC141707028 gene encoding OBERON-like protein — protein MGVSSGSNTQNQPPPNMLPPRQFPGSSGLHPSLFLAASVGQPSLDSRDRRSNSDHIHDSPAESASSQETWPTAKTILAKENEKPENDYPKTSIIRRLSDSDKISLRDIASERVEIISERMQLVPDEFLDDLKGRLRAILDGSGGSQQREEFMMLQKLVQSRSDLTAKTLIRSHRVQLEIIVAINTGIQAFLHPNVSLSQTSLIEVFMYKRCRNIACQNQLPADDCTCELCLNRKGFCNLCMCVVCNRFDFEVNTCRWIGCDVCSHWTHTDCAIRNKQISMGSSSKIGSGSAEMVFHCRACNRMSELLGWVKDVFQHCALTWDREALMRELDFVSRIFRGSEDPKGRKLFLKCEELVDKLKNGITESLACRAILMFFQELDMDLPKNTESGEGAPIIAPHEACNKIADVVHEAVQKMEMVANEKMRLLKKARLSLEVCDRELEDKAREVAELKLERHRKKQQIDELESIVRLKQAEADMFQLKADEARREAEMLQSISLARSEKSEEDYASRYLKQRLSEAEAERQYISEKIKLQEGSHAPQSSVGAQAPMLSKIQDLLKNVYSVPPNSEKPTK, from the exons ATGGGAGTATCATCTGGCTCTAATACCCAGAACCAACCTCCACCTAATATGCTGCCTCCGCGTCAATTCCCAGGGTCAAGTGGGCTGCATCCATCTTTGTTCCTAGCTGCTTCAGTTGGACAACCATCACTGGATAGTCGGGATCGCAGATCAAATTCGGATCATATTCATGACTCCCCTGCTGAGAGTGCCAGTTCTCAAGAAACTTGGCCCACTGCTAAAACCATTCTAGCAAAGGAGAATGAGAAACCAGAGAATGATTATCCTAAAACATCCATCATTCGTCGACTTTCTGACTCAGATAAGATTTCTCTTCGGGACATAGCAAGTGAAAGAGTAGAAATAATATCTGAGAGAATGCAACTAGTTCCTGATGAGTTTCTGGACGATTTGAAAGGAAGGCTTCGTGCAATTCTTGATGGAAGCGGTGGTTCCCAACAGAGAGAGGAATTTATGATGCTGCAAAAGCTTGTACAAAGTAGGTCTGACTTGACAGCTAAAACATTGATAAGATCTCACCGAGTACAACTGGAGATCATTGTTGCTATTAATACAGGAATTCAAGCATTCCTGCATCCAAATGTAAGTCTATCACAAACCTCCCTGATTGAGGTTTTTATGTATAAGCGTTGCAGAAATATAGCATGCCAAAACCAGCTACCTGCAGATGACTGTACTTGTGAACTATGCTTGAACAGAAAAGGTTTTTGTAATCTCTGCATGTGTGTAGTCTGTAACAGATTCGACTTTGAAGTAAATACATGCCGTTGGATCGGTTGCGATGTGTGTTCTCATTGGACTCATACAGACTGTGCTATTCGCAATAAACAAATTTCCATGGGATCCTCTTCAAAGATAGGATCTGGTTCAGCTGAAATGGTTTTCCATTGTCGGGCCTGCAATCGGATGTCTGAGCTTTTGGGATGGGTTAAAGATGTTTTCCAACATTGTGCTCTAACTTGGGATCGGGAAGCTTTGATGAGGGAACTTGATTTTGTGAGTAGAATCTTCCGTGGAAGTGAAGATCCCAAAGGGAggaaacttttcttgaagtgtgAGGAGCTTGTTGATAAATTGAAGAACGGGATAACTGAGTCATTAGCATGCAGAGCTATACTAATGTTCTTTCAAG AGCTTGATATGGATTTACCAAAGAATACCGAATCTGGGGAAGGTGCGCCGATTATAGCCCCACACGAAGCATGCAATAAAATTGCTGACGTGGTTCATGAAGCCGTACAAAAGATGGAAATGGTAGCTAATGAGAAAATGAGGTTGCTGAAAAAGGCACGCCTCAGTCTTGAGGTTTGTGATCGTGAGCTTGAGGACAAGGCAAGGGAGGTCGCCGAATTGAAGCTGGAGAGGCACCGCAAAAAGCAACAGATAGATGAGTTGGAGAGTATTGTCAGGCTTAAGCAGGCTGAGGCTGATATGTTTCAGCTCAAGGCTGATGAGGCAAGGCGCGAGGCTGAGATGCTACAGAGCATTTCTCTTGCCAGATCAGAAAAGTCAGAAGAAGATTACGCGAGCAGATACCTGAAACAGAGGTTGAGTGAGGCTGAGGCTGAGAGGCAATATATTTCTGAGAAAATTAAGCTTCAGGAAGGTTCGCATGCACCACAGAGCAGTGTTGGCGCTCAGGCACCCATGTTGTCAAAAATCCAGGATCTGCTAAAAAACGTTTACAGTGTGCCCCCAAACTCGGAAAAGCCAACCAAGTGA